The nucleotide window CTCTGCGTCGTAACCCGCACCCCGAATAGCTTCGATTATGGTTGGGATATCGACGATGTCCGCATTGAACGACACGATCGTCTTCCCTGTCGCATGGTCGGTCTGCACCG belongs to Coriobacteriia bacterium and includes:
- a CDS encoding heavy-metal-associated domain-containing protein, with amino-acid sequence MSDQTSELLTTGMHCRSCSMMVDMTVSEIDGVTAVQTDHATGKTIVSFNADIVDIPTIIEAIRGAGYDAEPVG